The nucleotide window ATCGAAGAAATTGAATCGGAGGAATTATTTCCCGTATTGCCATATGTCTTTTTTCCCGAAAACTCGTCTGATTTGAATTCCTCACGACTGAATTTGCTCACAAAATCACAGCAACCCGAATTTAGTATGGATGAATTACCATGGGCAACATTAGAAATTTATTCGCACATGCTTAATATCGTCGGTAAAAGGCTGCAGGAAAATCCATCAGCAAAAATCACATTGACCGGAACTAACAGCAACTCTAATTCCGAACGTGGCAACACAGAACTTTCGCGTCAAAGAGCGAATAATGTAGCTAAATATTTAGAGACTGTGTGGGACATTAATCCAAACCGAATGACAATCCAAGCTCGCAATTTACCCGAATTCCCGGGCAATGTTGACCGTCCCGAAGGCGTTGAGGAAAACCGCAGAGTCGAGATTAGTTCTAATAATTCAGCGATTCTGAGTCCTGTCAGTATGAAAGATATTATTCGCAAAGCGAATCCTCCAACATTGATGGCAGACCCAATCGTCCAATCTGACGCGGGAGTAGCCGAATGGAGCATCAATATTATGCAAGATAATGTATTATTGCGTGAGTTCAAAGGTACCGGCAACCCTGAAAGAGTAAGGTGGGACATCGAAATAAAACCAATCCCGACTTTGGAAAGACCCGTTCAAATTAATTTGGATGTTAAGGATAATTTAGGGCAAATTGGCTCTGTTACTGATTCTCGCGACATTAAGCAACTTACAATTCGCAAAAAACGCTTTGAAATGAAAGATGATAAGCGCGTCGAAAAGTATTCTTTAATTTTGTTCGATTATGATAAGGCTGATATTAAAGGAGTTAACAAATCAATTGTTGATGAAATTAAGAAAAAAATTGAGCCAAATTCCAAAGTTACAATTTTGGGATACGCAGATAGAACAGGTGAATTCGAATATAATCGCGAACTTGCCGGCAGACGTACGGCAGAAGTGCAAAAAATATTAAAGGTAAAACCCGAGAATTTGGCAATTAGAAATATCGGCAGCGATATTTTGCTTTTTGATAATAATTCGCCTTTCGGTCGCAGCTATTGCCGTACCGTTCAAATTATTGTCGAAACCCCGGTTAATTAATTATTATTAACAAATGTAAAGTATTTGATTAAATTCGTCAATATAAATAGTAGTAAAAATAGATAGGAGTCACTGTGTTTCAGAAATTATTAATTATTGGAATTTTTGCAATATTTATTGCTTCATGCGAAGAAGGAATTGTGAGCGAATGTCCTACAAATTTGGATGATGTCAAATTTGTAGCTACTTTCTCTTCGATTCAGACAGAATTATTAACGAAGAATTGTGCACTTTCCGGTTGCCATGCAGGTTCTATTCCTGCCGGTGGCTTGGTTTTGACATCGGAAGTGGCATATAATAATATTGTTAATAAAATTGCATTCGGTGAAACAATGTATATCGAACCCGGTGACCCCGATAACAGCTATTTATACCAAAGAGTTAATACAAATACAAGCAGCGTAATGCCTCCAACCGGAAAACTACCTCAATACATGATTGACACATTGAGAGTGTGGATTGAAAACGGAGCTTTAAATAATTAATTAAGGATTTAATGAAATGAAAAACCTAATATATATAATAATATTTCTTGTGGCATTTAATTTTGCTAATGCTCAAGAATATCAAGTAGATAAGACGAAGAAGAATCTTGTCAAATTCACCTCAGATACACCGGTTGAAAGTTTTGACGGCGTGACAAACAAGATTGACGGTTATCTTTACATGAAATCAGATAATTTGAAAGATGCCGAGATTTATTTCGAGGTTGATTTGAATTCCGTTGATACAGGAATCGGGCTTAGAAATCGCCACATGCGCGAAGATTATTTGCATACCGATAAATATCAATTTACTAATTTCAAGGGCAATATTACATCAGTCAAAGACATTTCTCAAACCGAATTTGATGTTGTGGTCAACGGTAAAATATTTATTCACGGCGTCACTCGCGATATTAAAATCGATGGTAAAATATATAAAGTGCCAAACGGCTATCAGCTAAAATCGCAATTTATCGTAAAATTGCCTGATTATAATATTAAAGTGCCGAAATTTATGTTTGTTCGTATCAGCGAAGATATTCAACTTACGCTTGATTTTTTTGTAAAAAGCAATAATTAATTGGGGAGACCATGAAATATTTTGTAATATTATTTTTATTTATTTCTTGTATAATTGCCTATTCGCAACCAAGTTGGCAACGTGAAGCACCTGCTGAATTGCCATTGCAACTATTTTCATCGCCTGATGCATTAAATTTGCCCACAACGGAAACTTTGCAAAAAGGCGATATTTATTTCCATATTTCGCATAAATTTCTTGTGCCTGTTTCAGAAGGCATTGATGAACTTTTCGGCTTTGACGGCAGTATCTATATGCGTTTAGGCTTAGGCTACGGAATTGCGGATAACCTCTTTGCACAATTAGGACGTAGTAATTTAAATGGAAATATAGACTTACAGCTAAAATGGAAAGTTTTGGAAATTAATAGCGATGTTTTGCCCTTAGCAATTGCTGTGAATGGTGGCGTCGCTTATAATTCCAAAGTTGTGAACGAA belongs to Candidatus Kapaibacterium sp. and includes:
- a CDS encoding OmpA family protein, which produces MMRKYFLILALIITTICLNAQENRNVIFYWGAYGGLNLNMHTADFQQLPGYPNCCPKFTGGNGTGFDFGALFEYPLQSKLNITARIGLNSLGADLSETQIIGNSELVSSTPPHETTGVANAESEYLIESSLQTFYIEPGVDYEFVKGFLLSGGFRLGFLMEGTFDQSETLLTPNDVIFKNEQSRIRNESQGDEIPGLPGTLFHLYLGLGYKVPIGPNSFLVPEVRYYQALNKISSESWYASNLKLGVAVKFPVYESQEMKRIQEYRYERDTLTNYVVGLKSPSIKLISESRKSLFNMLDPSTEVEIITVTENYLQELPKDALLNVALNTYGLSTDGAVVENPTIIIEEIESEELFPVLPYVFFPENSSDLNSSRLNLLTKSQQPEFSMDELPWATLEIYSHMLNIVGKRLQENPSAKITLTGTNSNSNSERGNTELSRQRANNVAKYLETVWDINPNRMTIQARNLPEFPGNVDRPEGVEENRRVEISSNNSAILSPVSMKDIIRKANPPTLMADPIVQSDAGVAEWSINIMQDNVLLREFKGTGNPERVRWDIEIKPIPTLERPVQINLDVKDNLGQIGSVTDSRDIKQLTIRKKRFEMKDDKRVEKYSLILFDYDKADIKGVNKSIVDEIKKKIEPNSKVTILGYADRTGEFEYNRELAGRRTAEVQKILKVKPENLAIRNIGSDILLFDNNSPFGRSYCRTVQIIVETPVN
- a CDS encoding YceI family protein produces the protein MKNLIYIIIFLVAFNFANAQEYQVDKTKKNLVKFTSDTPVESFDGVTNKIDGYLYMKSDNLKDAEIYFEVDLNSVDTGIGLRNRHMREDYLHTDKYQFTNFKGNITSVKDISQTEFDVVVNGKIFIHGVTRDIKIDGKIYKVPNGYQLKSQFIVKLPDYNIKVPKFMFVRISEDIQLTLDFFVKSNN
- a CDS encoding DUF5777 family beta-barrel protein — translated: MKYFVILFLFISCIIAYSQPSWQREAPAELPLQLFSSPDALNLPTTETLQKGDIYFHISHKFLVPVSEGIDELFGFDGSIYMRLGLGYGIADNLFAQLGRSNLNGNIDLQLKWKVLEINSDVLPLAIAVNGGVAYNSKVVNEPADKSRLWQYYGFIIANTMVGKSLGLGISPGFLYNANLFCEEPINSWTMGAYAQYFFDERWSVIAEANPTLNGWRQFYNTYSLGMEIETAGHFFKVALSNNVYTNFSQFMTGSVDDKLHITFLITRVL